The nucleotide sequence AACGTCACGTCGATTGAGGAACACTAGGGCATAATCACTTTGCCCTAGTGTTCTGTCGCCGGCATTCCGTTGTCATTTATTAAAAAAAATCCACGAGCTGTAGGAGAGTAGCGCATTTTCCGGCAGCCTGAAAAATTGATTTAATTATAGGACTGCCAGTATATTCCCTGAGTTAGCTACTAGGGCGACTCATTCTTGCGAGAGATATAACGCTTAGGCTTGATAAAACTAATGCCTTTGACAGAGAGCGATCGCTCCCAAGGAGTATTTTTTTATGGTAAATACTTTTGCACAACGCTCCAACCAGTTAGGGAAACCCAAATGAATCCTACCAGTAGGGTCATATTAACGCCAACGTGGAGCGATCGCACCCAAGGACGTTGCGGGCTAATTTGAGTTGCACTACCTGCTGATATTAATATCAGTACCACAACGGCTAACCCAGCCCACAAGTGTGACGAGTGACCAAGCGTGCCGTAGTGACCAAGCGTGCCTACAATTCCAATAGCCAGTAACAGCAACACCAGACCTACAGCGATCGCCCCGGTACCATAATGTAAAGGGCGCAACCAGCTAGGGCGCGGCTGTCGGGAACGCCGAATCGAAAACATTGCCAAGCCGCTTATTGCCAAAATCAGATAAGCCAAAAGCGCAAAGCCCATTGACCAAGCAGCTATTTTCCAGAGCCAAATAAAAGAAGGTAGATTCAACTTTAATGCGTTTGTCGTGAGGATAAAATACAACTACCGACGCCAGACATCGTATATTCTAGCCAATAGCTGTCAGACTTTCACGTGTTTGTGAGTCAAATAGTTTTCTATAAATTTTTCCATAAAAAAGGTTGCCTCTATCGGCAACCCAGTCAATCCTTAAACCAAAAATGGGTTTTAGTTAATAGAAGCAGTTGTTAAAGGTTCTGCAATTTGTCTTGTTTTCTTATTATGAGAATGAATCTTCTGATTATTATGGGTTTTTTCTTGGCTCGGTGCAGCAATCAGATCTGTATCAGATTGATTTTCTTCATCCATGCACAGCTTCGAGCATGATATTTTATCTGAAATAATCGCGCTTGCCATCATCCCCGTGTGAATTTCCAGAACCGCTTCGGGAACTGATTCAAACACTAAACGTTGTCCGGGGAAGACAACGCGCTCGAAATACCAGTTAATAATATTAGCGATTCGAGCAATCTGAATTTGGCTCGTAGCATTAACGTAGCAGCATAGTATCGAGCCGTCGCTATCCGATGGAAGCGGATCTAGAATTTGAGCCATGAGTGCAGAGGAGCTTAGCGCTTACTAGAGTATTACGTTTACAACGTAACACTAAGCGATCCCCGGTTACTGTAACCCCGATTACCATATGAATATTTATCTGTTAATTTCTACCTAAAGTTGGATGAGCAAACTTACCAAACGTATAGAGACAACAAAATTTTCTTTATCCAAAAATAACCGCTTAGGGGGATGTGCGATGTAGCGCTACTTTTGCTGGTATTGCTTGCGCGATCGCCAGCTATTTTTCTTTTTTGGTAAACTTTTTCCCCTATTATTGCACAACAAGAGCAACTGGGGCGAAAATAGCCACACAGATGAGGAAGGTAAGTGGTATCGTAAAGTTATATGAAAATATTTTCACAATAATTAAAGAGAGGGCTGTAGCAAAAGCCTAAATGGCAGCTTGGAAATAGCTTTGATACACGTTTTGTATCTGACGATACAAAACGTCGCCGAACTACCACGTGAATGGAAAGCGATCGCTCTAAGATAAGCGCTTTTAGCATTTCTTCAGAGTCGTGAGAGTAGTAAATCTGAATACAGAAAATTGCGATGGAACAACGAATTCTCTACGTCCGGCTCCCGTGCAATCCGATCTTCCCGATTGGGGTTGTGTATTTATCAGATCACGTCCATAAGCTATTCCCACAAGTAGAGCAACGCATCTTTGACTTGGGGACGGTACCACCGCTGGATTTTGCAGGTGCGCTCGATAACTGCGTAGATGAATTCAAACCAACGCTGCTAGTCTACTCTTGGCGCGACATTCAGATTTATGCACCAGTGGGAGGTAGAGGCGGCAACCCGCTACAAAACGCCTTTGAGTTCTATTATGCCCAGAATCCCTTCATTAAGTTGCGGGGAGCTTTGGGAGGATTGCGATTGGCAGTTTCGTACTATACAGAATTGTCGCGCAACTTAGGGTTAATCAAACGAGGGCTAAAACGCGCCCAAAAATATAATCCAGAGTCTCGCGTCATCGTCGGTGGTGGTGCGGTAAGCGTATTTTACGAACAGTTGGGAAAAAGCCTACCAAAAGGGACAATAGTCTCGGTTGGAGAAGGCGAGGCATTGCTGGAAAAACTGTTAGGTGGGAAAGATTTGGGGGATGAGCGGTGTTATGTGGTGGGAGAGACAATAGCCCGCGATCGCATGATCCACGAAGCGCCAGCTAACATAGAAAAAACCGCCTGCAACTACGACTACATAGAAAAAATCTGGCCGGAATTTCAATATTACCTGCAAGACCAAGACTTCTATATAGGAGTGCAAACAAAACGCGGTTGTCCCCACAACTGCTGCTACTGCATTTATACAGTCATCGAAGGCAAGCAAGTACGCATCAATCCAGCAGATGAAGTTGTAGCAGAAATGCAGCAACTTTATAACAGAGGTATCCGCAACTTCTGGTTTACCGATGCTCAGTTTATCCCAGCCCGAAAATTTATAGACGACGCCGTTGAGTTATTGCAGAAAATTCTCGACGCCGGGATGGACGATATCCACTGGGCGGCTTATATTCGGGCAGACAACCTGACACCAGAGTTGTGCGAATTGATGGTAAAGACGGGAATGAACTATTTTGAAATAGGCATTACCAGCGGTTCGCAAGAACTTGTCAGGAAAATGCGAATGGGCTACAACCTGCGTACCGTCTTGCAAAACTGCCGCGACTTAAAAGCTGCTGGCTTTAACGATTTGGTTTCAGTCAATTACTCATTTAACGTAATAGACGAACGCCCAGAAACCATTCGCCAAACTCTAGCCTACCATCGGGAACTAGAGCGTATCTTTGGAGCAGATAAAGTCGAACCAGCGATCTTCTTTATTGGATTGCAACCGCATACCCATTTAGAAGAATATGCATTCGACAATAATATCCTCAAAGAGGGATATAACCCCATGAGCTTAATGCCTTGGACAGCCAAGAAATTACTTTGGAATCCAGAACCTCTCGGCTCCTTCTTTGGAGAAATTTGCCTGCAAGCATGGCGAAAAAATCCCAATGATTTTGGTCGAGAAGTTATGAATATTTTAGAGGAAAAGCTAGGTTGTGCTGAATTGGAACAAGCATTATCTGCACCAATTGAGCAAAAAGAAAAACAATTGGCAGGTGTTTCTTAATTGTCGCGCCCTATATTCTAAGTGTGTCCCCGGAGGATATTGGCTAGCTTGCAACCAAGCCAACTCGGCGGATTAGCACAATTAAGGTGGCATTTCCGGACTCCTCCTTAAAACTCTCTTACTCTGATACCTCTGCGCCTCTGCGGTTCGTTAAATTAAGCCCAAAATCATGTTAGAAGGTTCAATTTTACAACAGCTGGAAGTTGCCCACAGACCGGGCAAAAGACCAATCAGATTTGGGGTGTACTATAAAAACACCCTAGTTGCTTTGTGCCATGCGCTGGAAGACCATATATTAAATGACCCAGGTTCGCCTTTGGCGATCGCAGCCTTCCAGCAAGGGAAATGGTATCTGCAAGAAGCAGATCGCTATAGCGAATTAGCACAAAAATCCCGTCAAATCGTTATTATGGCGGCATCAGATGCAGGTTTTGCAGAACACCCCACAAGCAACCTGCCTAATGTGGCGCTCGTGGGGTTAGATCGAGCTGATGCAGTGGCGCAAGAGTGGCACTTGATAATATTGTCGCCAACATACACGGCGATGGTGCTTTGTCAAGAGTTATCAGATGAAGATTATGGTGCGGGGGGGCTGCCAGGATCAGACTTGGAGCGGAAGTTCTATGGGTTGTGGACTTTTGAGCCAGAGTTGGTGAAAGAGACAGTAGATATA is from Microcoleus sp. FACHB-831 and encodes:
- a CDS encoding photosystem II high light acclimation radical SAM protein, which codes for MEQRILYVRLPCNPIFPIGVVYLSDHVHKLFPQVEQRIFDLGTVPPLDFAGALDNCVDEFKPTLLVYSWRDIQIYAPVGGRGGNPLQNAFEFYYAQNPFIKLRGALGGLRLAVSYYTELSRNLGLIKRGLKRAQKYNPESRVIVGGGAVSVFYEQLGKSLPKGTIVSVGEGEALLEKLLGGKDLGDERCYVVGETIARDRMIHEAPANIEKTACNYDYIEKIWPEFQYYLQDQDFYIGVQTKRGCPHNCCYCIYTVIEGKQVRINPADEVVAEMQQLYNRGIRNFWFTDAQFIPARKFIDDAVELLQKILDAGMDDIHWAAYIRADNLTPELCELMVKTGMNYFEIGITSGSQELVRKMRMGYNLRTVLQNCRDLKAAGFNDLVSVNYSFNVIDERPETIRQTLAYHRELERIFGADKVEPAIFFIGLQPHTHLEEYAFDNNILKEGYNPMSLMPWTAKKLLWNPEPLGSFFGEICLQAWRKNPNDFGREVMNILEEKLGCAELEQALSAPIEQKEKQLAGVS
- a CDS encoding DUF1830 domain-containing protein, which gives rise to MAQILDPLPSDSDGSILCCYVNATSQIQIARIANIINWYFERVVFPGQRLVFESVPEAVLEIHTGMMASAIISDKISCSKLCMDEENQSDTDLIAAPSQEKTHNNQKIHSHNKKTRQIAEPLTTASIN
- a CDS encoding DUF4079 domain-containing protein, which codes for MNLPSFIWLWKIAAWSMGFALLAYLILAISGLAMFSIRRSRQPRPSWLRPLHYGTGAIAVGLVLLLLAIGIVGTLGHYGTLGHSSHLWAGLAVVVLILISAGSATQISPQRPWVRSLHVGVNMTLLVGFIWVSLTGWSVVQKYLP